CGACATAAAATCCATTTTCAACCCAAACAGGAGCTGTTACGTTTAATTTTAGCCACACAGACATACAAATGATTTAGTTTATTGGGAACAAAGTTCATTTCCCAACTAAattgattagagattaaattagtTGTATCATCAAATACCTGGTTGTTCAAGTTCAAGAATGGCACTGCAAGAATACATTTGCAGAAGAGTTAGGTTAATCCATTTCTCTCATTGCATTGTGGCACATAGTATAACACATGACAGGGCTTCAGGTTATTAATATTCTTACTGGTGTCATATTTCACGGCTGCATCACCCATGTAATCTCTCAGATTCTGATCCAGCTTGCTAAGATCAGCCTTCACATAAGCGGCACCGTAGTGGTTAAATCCGACAAAATCAAAAGACCCACGCACTCTCTTTAGCTCTTCAGCGGTGAAAGATGGTAGCCTGGACCCAACATTCTTCCTCATCAATGGGGGGTAATCTCCATGCACCAATGGATGCATATACCTGTGTCATGATCACAAGATCTTTAGCTGTAGTTACATACACATTTCAGCTGTCCTTGTTAAACTTGAAATGTAGAAACATACCATCCAATGTGGAAGTCATTCATCCTTGCAGCTGCTGCTATATCCTCAGGTGTTTGTGTCGCAGGCTCGTTCCACCAGCAGAGCAATGTGAGTCCAATTTTCCCTCCTTGCTTGGCCTGATTAACAAGAAATAAGAAGGAATATTGCACATGTGAGAATGGTTAATCTCAAATGAACATGTTGGTTCTGTAAAAGGTGGCATTGTTCCTAACCTGGTACTTTCCTTTATACAGGGACGCTGCTGAGGCATGTGCAAGCAGAAGATGGTGAGCTACTATGTAGGGCTCAGTGGTAGAGTTGCCATTGTCACAACTGATGCCGAAGGGGGAGGAGCATCGCCGTGGTGGAAAGAATCCTACATCGTATCCGCCAATGGGCTCAATGTTCGGCTCATTCACGGTGCTCCAGTATTTCACCCTGTCGCCAAAGTTCTTGAAGCACACATCTGCATATGCTGTGTAGTCATCTCTGCAACCATGTGACAAAAAAAAGGGTAAAAAAGAACCATTATTTTTTATTCCCTTGTGAAATTGCACTTGCACTAATGACATTGAATAGTAGGGCAAGAATTGCACTTGCACTAATGACATTGAATAGTAGGGCAAGAAGATAAGTACATGAATTTACGACTAAGCATCCCACGGTATTCATCTTGAAGAGCTTGAGGGAAGTCGAAATGATATATCGTCACATGAGGCTGGATTCCTACATGAAACACAGGAAGATGCACAGTTCATCTCTGCGCAACTGGACATCTGGAGACCCATGAATTTCATTCCTAAATGGAGGATTCAGTATGCCAAGGATCAAATACCATGACTAAGGAGTTCATTGATAAGGTTGTTGTAGTACTCCAGTCCCTTTGGATTGACAGCTCCTCGGCCATCTTCATGGATTGCAAACAGAAGTCAGTTCAGTGCCATTCTTAACTTTCCTTATTCAATATATGTAGTGCTTTTACTAATACTGCCGGTATGGCCTTACCAGGAATAAGCCTAGGCCAGGCAATGGAAAATCTGTATGCATCGACGCCCATCTCGCTCAAAAGCTTTACATCTTCCTGGTGGTTTATCACAGTAAGTTTAGCACCGCCTTATTGGTCTGGAAATTCATCCATTTAACATTACTTGGTCTCACAAACTAACCTTGTACTTATGATACTGATCTGCAGTCACATCAGCAGTGGCTCCATCGGCAGAGTAGCCTGTGGATGTTAAAACTCCATGTTATAATTGACAATGCGATAATGTGTGGCAGATTCAGGCTCACAGTGCGTGGGTGAAATTAACCTGAGTGTGTGAACGTGTCCCAGATGCTGGGTTTTCTTCCGTCCTCTGCAACTGCGCCTTCAA
This window of the Triticum aestivum cultivar Chinese Spring chromosome 5D, IWGSC CS RefSeq v2.1, whole genome shotgun sequence genome carries:
- the LOC123122133 gene encoding beta-glucosidase 31 isoform X1 encodes the protein MRTAGRMPATRALSSVLFLLLAVASQGAAAAAITKGDFPPGFVFGTGSSAYQIEGAVAEDGRKPSIWDTFTHSGYSADGATADVTADQYHKYKEDVKLLSEMGVDAYRFSIAWPRLIPDGRGAVNPKGLEYYNNLINELLSHGIQPHVTIYHFDFPQALQDEYRGMLSRKFIDDYTAYADVCFKNFGDRVKYWSTVNEPNIEPIGGYDVGFFPPRRCSSPFGISCDNGNSTTEPYIVAHHLLLAHASAASLYKGKYQAKQGGKIGLTLLCWWNEPATQTPEDIAAAARMNDFHIGWYMHPLVHGDYPPLMRKNVGSRLPSFTAEELKRVRGSFDFVGFNHYGAAYVKADLSKLDQNLRDYMGDAAVKYDTMPFLNLNNQLLFGLKMDFMSSTPWSLKKMLEHLQLKYKNPVVMIHENGAASIADPSAGNAPDDEFRSQYLQDYIEATLESSRNGSNVQGYFVWSFLDVFEYLFGYRMGFGLYGVDFNSEERTRYQRHSAKWFAGFLHGGKLRPVALPGKAYSQ
- the LOC123122133 gene encoding beta-glucosidase 31 isoform X2, with the protein product MGVDAYRFSIAWPRLIPDGRGAVNPKGLEYYNNLINELLSHGIQPHVTIYHFDFPQALQDEYRGMLSRKFIDDYTAYADVCFKNFGDRVKYWSTVNEPNIEPIGGYDVGFFPPRRCSSPFGISCDNGNSTTEPYIVAHHLLLAHASAASLYKGKYQAKQGGKIGLTLLCWWNEPATQTPEDIAAAARMNDFHIGWYMHPLVHGDYPPLMRKNVGSRLPSFTAEELKRVRGSFDFVGFNHYGAAYVKADLSKLDQNLRDYMGDAAVKYDTMPFLNLNNQLLFGLKMDFMSSTPWSLKKMLEHLQLKYKNPVVMIHENGAASIADPSAGNAPDDEFRSQYLQDYIEATLESSRNGSNVQGYFVWSFLDVFEYLFGYRMGFGLYGVDFNSEERTRYQRHSAKWFAGFLHGGKLRPVALPGKAYSQ